The following proteins are encoded in a genomic region of Amycolatopsis sulphurea:
- a CDS encoding ESX secretion-associated protein EspG → MFAYEGTGTLPEEFSLGWTETDVAVQRSGLPAAWQPFEIRSAGRTMTEHRQLAEQAWQALRDRGLADAEKLDPDVAATLRAWTRPEVLIIVRAAEPPSGTVLYRACVGDGLGVFSLQVEDGLHFRQVRPDRLVDTLMSMFPDYPALPVDPVAVTQPASRRGSAEEEDFPTGTPARRERDALAGYTRWPLHRHGTVELSLRRHHGPLHAISTTTFVDTAGGRYLTFSEPLPDGGFRLRFTPSSGTHLRKWLVETIEEGLR, encoded by the coding sequence TTGTTCGCATACGAGGGGACGGGAACGTTGCCGGAGGAGTTCTCCCTTGGCTGGACCGAGACCGACGTCGCGGTGCAGCGCAGCGGGCTGCCCGCGGCGTGGCAGCCGTTCGAGATCCGCAGCGCCGGGCGGACGATGACCGAGCATCGGCAGCTCGCCGAGCAGGCCTGGCAGGCGCTGCGCGACCGCGGCCTCGCCGATGCCGAAAAGCTCGACCCGGACGTCGCGGCCACCCTGCGGGCCTGGACCCGGCCCGAAGTGCTGATCATCGTGCGGGCCGCGGAACCCCCGTCCGGCACGGTGCTCTACCGCGCCTGCGTCGGGGACGGGCTGGGCGTGTTCTCGCTGCAGGTGGAGGACGGCCTGCACTTCCGGCAGGTCCGGCCGGACCGGCTGGTGGACACGCTGATGAGCATGTTCCCGGACTACCCCGCGCTGCCGGTCGACCCGGTCGCGGTGACCCAGCCCGCCTCGCGCCGCGGTTCGGCCGAGGAGGAGGACTTCCCCACCGGCACCCCCGCCCGCCGGGAACGCGACGCGCTGGCCGGCTACACCCGCTGGCCCCTCCATCGGCACGGCACCGTGGAGCTTTCCCTGCGCCGCCACCACGGGCCACTGCACGCGATCTCGACCACGACCTTCGTGGACACCGCGGGCGGGCGCTACCTGACCTTCTCCGAACCGCTGCCGGACGGTGGCTTCCGGCTCCGGTTCACCCCGTCCAGCGGGACGCATCTGCGCAAGTGGCTGGTGGAGACGATCGAGGAAGGCCTTCGCTGA
- a CDS encoding AMP-binding protein gives MPEIPALPSYASGISDVPLLGDTIGDNLDRTVAAFGDRDALVDREAGSRWTYRELAADVNTLAHGLVATGIGKGERVGIWAPNRAEWTLLQYATAKIGAILVTINPAYRAHELEYVLNQAGVRMLVAAERFKTSDYAGMIEQVRPKCPGLEHVVLLGTDSWTGLLESGRGGDPAVLAGLQASLSADDPINIQYTSGTTGFPKGATLSHHNILNNGFFVGELCNYTEQDRVCIPVPFYHCFGMVMGNLACTSHGACMVIPAPGFDPKATLAAVAAERCTSLYGVPTMFIAELNDPDFVTHDLSSLRTGIMAGSPCPVEVMKQVIDRMGMTEVSICYGMTETSPVSTQTRADDSVARRVSTVGRVGPHLESKVVDPETGLTVPRGTPGELCTRGYSVMLGYWAEPEKTAEAIDAARWMHTGDLAVMDEGGYVTITGRIKDMVIRGGENVYPREIEEFLYTHPDILDAQVIGVPDVKYGEELMAWVRMREGAEPLTAEAVREFCQGKLAHYKIPRYVHVVEQFPMTVTGKVRKVEMRRQSVTLLGLEQVAEQRHA, from the coding sequence ATGCCCGAAATTCCCGCCCTGCCCAGCTACGCCTCCGGGATCTCCGATGTGCCCCTGCTGGGTGACACGATCGGCGACAATCTCGATCGCACGGTGGCCGCTTTCGGCGACCGGGACGCACTGGTGGACCGGGAAGCGGGCAGCCGCTGGACTTACCGCGAATTGGCCGCCGATGTGAACACGCTGGCGCACGGCCTGGTCGCGACCGGGATCGGCAAGGGTGAGCGGGTCGGGATCTGGGCGCCGAACCGGGCGGAATGGACACTGCTGCAGTACGCGACCGCGAAGATCGGCGCGATTCTGGTCACCATCAACCCCGCCTATCGCGCGCATGAGCTGGAGTATGTGCTGAACCAGGCCGGGGTGCGGATGCTGGTCGCCGCGGAACGGTTCAAGACCTCGGATTACGCGGGCATGATCGAGCAGGTCCGGCCGAAATGCCCGGGCCTGGAACACGTGGTGCTGCTCGGTACCGATTCCTGGACCGGACTGCTGGAATCCGGCCGTGGCGGGGATCCGGCGGTGCTGGCCGGACTGCAGGCGTCGTTGTCCGCGGATGATCCGATCAACATTCAATACACCTCGGGGACCACGGGTTTCCCGAAGGGCGCCACGCTGTCGCATCACAACATTCTGAACAACGGGTTCTTCGTCGGTGAGCTGTGCAACTACACCGAGCAGGACCGGGTGTGCATTCCGGTGCCTTTTTACCACTGTTTCGGCATGGTCATGGGAAATCTGGCGTGTACGAGTCACGGCGCCTGCATGGTGATCCCGGCGCCGGGTTTCGATCCGAAAGCGACCCTGGCCGCGGTCGCCGCGGAACGGTGCACGTCGTTGTACGGGGTGCCGACGATGTTCATCGCCGAGCTGAACGATCCGGATTTCGTCACCCACGACCTGTCCTCGCTGCGAACCGGGATCATGGCGGGCTCGCCGTGTCCGGTCGAGGTGATGAAGCAGGTGATCGATCGGATGGGCATGACCGAGGTGTCCATTTGCTACGGCATGACCGAGACCTCCCCGGTGTCCACGCAGACCCGGGCGGACGATTCGGTGGCGCGGCGGGTGTCCACGGTGGGGCGGGTCGGTCCGCATCTGGAGTCCAAGGTGGTCGATCCGGAGACCGGGTTGACCGTCCCGCGGGGTACCCCGGGTGAGCTGTGCACGCGGGGTTATTCGGTGATGCTCGGGTATTGGGCGGAGCCGGAGAAGACCGCGGAGGCGATCGATGCCGCGCGCTGGATGCACACCGGCGATCTGGCGGTGATGGACGAGGGCGGCTACGTCACCATCACCGGCCGGATCAAGGACATGGTGATCCGGGGCGGGGAGAACGTGTACCCGCGGGAGATCGAGGAGTTCCTCTACACCCACCCGGACATCCTGGACGCGCAGGTGATCGGGGTGCCGGATGTCAAGTACGGCGAGGAACTCATGGCCTGGGTCCGGATGCGGGAGGGCGCCGAGCCGCTGACCGCCGAGGCGGTGCGGGAGTTCTGCCAGGGCAAGCTGGCGCACTACAAGATCCCGCGTTACGTGCACGTGGTCGAGCAGTTCCCGATGACCGTCACCGGGAAGGTGCGCAAGGTCGAGATGCGCCGGCAGTCGGTGACGTTGCTCGGACTGGAGCAGGTCGCCGAGCAGCGCCACGCCTGA
- a CDS encoding R2-like ligand-binding oxidase, translating to MTETLPELRSGFSSLREGGLNWDSFPLRLFVKGNKKFWNPADLDFSREREGWETLTPEQQRSATYLVAQFIAGEEAVTEDILPFLRAMSATGRFGDEMYLTQFCFEEAKHVEVFRRWMDAVGLTTDLHPYVAENPHYRKLFYEELPQSLRALEDDPSPLNQIRASVTYNHVVEGSLALTGYYSWQLICTQEQVLPGMQELVRRIGDDERRHMAWGTFTCRRHVAADDTLWDAVQQRMGELLPSALGMIEWVSGQFEESPFDNDPQELIHYAADRAQRRLGAIESARGTPVEQIDLDYSPEQLEDIFGEEDEKALAEAAVAASA from the coding sequence ATGACCGAGACACTTCCCGAGCTGCGCAGCGGATTCTCCTCGCTGCGCGAGGGCGGGCTCAACTGGGATTCCTTCCCCCTGCGCCTGTTCGTCAAGGGCAACAAGAAGTTCTGGAACCCGGCGGACCTCGACTTCAGCCGGGAGCGCGAGGGCTGGGAGACGCTCACCCCGGAGCAGCAGCGTTCCGCCACCTACCTGGTCGCCCAGTTCATCGCGGGCGAGGAGGCGGTCACCGAGGACATCCTGCCGTTCCTGCGGGCGATGTCGGCCACCGGCCGGTTCGGCGACGAGATGTACCTCACCCAGTTCTGCTTCGAGGAGGCCAAGCACGTCGAGGTGTTCCGGCGCTGGATGGACGCGGTCGGGCTGACCACCGACCTGCACCCGTACGTCGCGGAGAACCCGCACTACCGCAAGCTTTTCTACGAAGAGCTGCCGCAGTCGCTGCGTGCGCTGGAAGACGACCCCAGCCCGCTCAACCAGATCCGCGCCAGCGTCACCTACAACCATGTGGTCGAGGGCAGCCTGGCACTCACCGGCTACTACTCGTGGCAGCTGATCTGCACGCAGGAGCAGGTCCTGCCCGGCATGCAGGAGCTGGTGCGCCGCATCGGCGACGACGAGCGACGGCACATGGCCTGGGGCACCTTCACCTGCCGCCGGCACGTCGCCGCGGACGACACCCTGTGGGACGCGGTGCAACAGCGGATGGGCGAGCTGCTGCCGAGCGCGCTCGGCATGATCGAGTGGGTGAGCGGCCAGTTCGAGGAGAGCCCCTTCGACAACGACCCACAGGAGCTGATCCATTACGCCGCCGACCGCGCCCAGCGCAGGCTCGGCGCCATCGAATCCGCGCGCGGCACCCCGGTCGAGCAGATCGACCTCGACTACTCGCCGGAGCAGCTGGAGGACATCTTCGGCGAGGAGGACGAGAAGGCGCTGGCCGAGGCCGCCGTCGCGGCGAGCGCCTGA
- a CDS encoding TetR/AcrR family transcriptional regulator yields MTSFTEPTQASLREARLDAAAELLPDHGHRGLRMAGVAARAGVSRQTVYHEFGSKAALTQAVALRTAAEFLDGVRLRFENAESLPAGIRDAVVYTIEPARESRLVAAALGTEAGEGLLPLLTSRGEPILTAAVELETRHYLKLVPQLSAESATLPTETVVRLSLSHLVLPTHSAAEAAEAVVAVVTPAIDLFVHNGVTAKGQS; encoded by the coding sequence GTGACCAGTTTCACCGAGCCCACCCAGGCTTCGCTGCGCGAGGCCCGGCTTGACGCGGCCGCCGAACTGCTTCCCGACCACGGGCACCGGGGGTTGCGGATGGCCGGCGTCGCCGCGCGGGCCGGCGTGAGCAGGCAGACCGTCTACCACGAATTCGGCAGCAAGGCCGCGCTCACCCAGGCGGTCGCGCTGCGCACAGCGGCGGAATTCCTCGACGGCGTCCGCCTGAGGTTCGAAAACGCCGAAAGCCTGCCCGCGGGTATCCGCGACGCAGTGGTCTATACAATCGAACCTGCCCGGGAAAGCCGTCTCGTCGCCGCAGCGCTCGGCACTGAGGCCGGGGAGGGTCTGCTCCCGCTGCTGACTTCCCGCGGCGAGCCGATCCTCACCGCCGCGGTCGAGCTCGAGACCCGGCACTACCTGAAGCTCGTGCCGCAGCTGTCCGCCGAATCCGCCACACTGCCGACGGAGACGGTGGTGCGGCTCTCGCTGAGTCACCTCGTGCTGCCCACGCATTCCGCGGCCGAGGCGGCGGAGGCAGTGGTCGCCGTGGTCACCCCCGCGATCGACCTGTTTGTCCACAATGGAGTCACAGCGAAGGGCCAGTCATGA
- a CDS encoding HAD family hydrolase, with protein sequence MGVTVGFDLDMTLIDPRPGMAAAMDALGAEAGLPFDGARFAANLGPPLDDALRGFDAPEERIPWLIDRFRATYPEVVVPVTIALPGAAEALHAVREAGGRAIVVTGKYAPNARLHLDALNLAADEVIGELWSTAKAEALLKHQAKVYVGDHVGDIRGARAAGAIAVSVATGPCTRAELVAEGADVVFDSLAEFPEWFAARFTGRAA encoded by the coding sequence GTGGGAGTGACTGTGGGGTTCGACCTGGACATGACACTGATCGATCCGCGCCCGGGGATGGCCGCGGCGATGGACGCACTGGGCGCCGAAGCCGGCCTCCCGTTCGACGGTGCGCGGTTCGCCGCGAATCTCGGCCCGCCGCTGGATGACGCATTGCGTGGTTTCGATGCCCCCGAAGAGCGGATCCCGTGGCTGATCGACCGGTTCCGTGCGACCTACCCGGAGGTCGTCGTCCCGGTCACGATCGCGCTGCCCGGCGCGGCCGAGGCGCTGCATGCGGTACGGGAGGCAGGCGGCCGCGCGATCGTCGTCACCGGGAAGTATGCCCCGAATGCGCGGCTGCACCTCGACGCGCTGAACTTGGCGGCCGACGAGGTGATCGGCGAGCTGTGGTCCACCGCCAAGGCGGAAGCCCTGCTGAAACACCAGGCGAAGGTCTACGTCGGCGACCACGTGGGCGACATCCGTGGCGCCCGCGCGGCAGGCGCGATCGCGGTGTCGGTGGCCACCGGCCCGTGCACCCGCGCGGAACTGGTCGCGGAGGGCGCCGACGTGGTATTCGACTCGCTGGCGGAGTTCCCGGAGTGGTTCGCCGCCCGCTTCACCGGCCGGGCCGCTTGA
- a CDS encoding cold-shock protein gives MPTGKVKWYDAEKGFGFVTQDGGADVYIRKAALPQGVEGLKAGQRLEFGVADGRRGPQALSVRLLDPPPSVAEARRRPAEELHGLVEDMIKLLELKVQPDLRRNRYPDRKHTKQIAEIMRAVARDLDP, from the coding sequence GTGCCGACCGGCAAGGTCAAGTGGTACGACGCGGAGAAGGGGTTCGGGTTCGTCACGCAGGACGGCGGCGCGGACGTCTACATCCGCAAGGCCGCGCTGCCGCAGGGCGTCGAAGGGCTCAAGGCCGGCCAGCGGCTCGAGTTCGGCGTGGCCGACGGACGCCGGGGGCCGCAGGCACTCTCCGTCCGCTTGCTCGATCCGCCGCCGTCGGTGGCCGAGGCGCGCCGTCGTCCGGCCGAGGAGCTGCACGGGCTCGTCGAGGACATGATCAAGCTGCTGGAGCTGAAGGTGCAGCCCGACCTTCGCCGCAACCGGTACCCGGATCGCAAGCACACCAAGCAGATCGCGGAGATCATGCGCGCCGTCGCCCGCGATCTCGACCCGTGA
- a CDS encoding DUF2771 family protein: MRRSRVVAVLAAGGLAVAGCSAPGPAEVTFYGDGHTIRTAPIGNCDLKTGVCSANPGAAGTLKVRPGRSVQISVPKEVAETPWKVTVQYVNGKGQPQPLQEAIITSGDRYAYTAAPPAKDDQIVVVEIAQASVISRTGDPNDAEPITTALWSLQVRPN, from the coding sequence ATGCGACGTTCCCGTGTGGTGGCCGTGCTCGCGGCCGGTGGTTTGGCGGTGGCCGGCTGCTCCGCGCCCGGGCCGGCCGAGGTGACGTTCTACGGCGACGGGCACACCATCCGCACCGCCCCGATCGGCAACTGCGACCTGAAGACCGGCGTCTGCTCGGCCAATCCGGGTGCGGCGGGCACGCTCAAGGTGCGGCCGGGCCGCTCGGTGCAGATCTCGGTGCCCAAGGAGGTCGCCGAGACGCCGTGGAAGGTCACCGTGCAGTACGTGAACGGCAAGGGCCAGCCTCAGCCGCTGCAGGAAGCGATCATCACCTCGGGTGACCGGTACGCCTACACCGCGGCCCCGCCCGCGAAGGACGATCAGATCGTGGTGGTGGAGATCGCCCAGGCCTCGGTGATCAGCCGCACCGGCGACCCGAACGACGCCGAGCCGATCACCACCGCACTCTGGTCCCTGCAGGTCCGGCCGAACTGA
- a CDS encoding MFS transporter has translation MALFGSRSGAGSPLGGRPGKGRGRKSKRRWTPEPGSPQARSWHDAPHPAKLDQAVDPRTRRARPDEHLPPERPRAEPRSEQRPEPEIGQPGRAPAEPNQPRSGNFAAEQPRARPERIPADPPPGSPAEFAAETQVAAASRGRTERVRPEPRSPFYDDHPYENTAGEAPTDEVPMGRRTTPPRGARPYPPRDYRTEPARPRPVDDRPGSGEYEHYDTGGYAKEPRVGPDAEEDSPTTAIPGAGSVPKLPKKLTVTRVAALRSRQLSGKAVGMFQRATKADGADESGLTSLMYAVMLNYASDAAMAVALANTLFFAAASGESKGKVALYLLITIAPFALVAPVIGPALDRIQRGRRLAMCIASIGQGLMAVVMALHFDDWLLYPAALGMMVLSKSFTVLKAAMTPRVVPPEITLSKTNARVTVFGLIAGGVFGAIASGVSALTNSSGALWFTAVICVAAAVLSMRIPAWVEVTEGEVPTSLSAHPEPKRRKQRQPMGRHIVVSLWGNGSVRVLTGFLMMFAAFAVKAQTEGSGHSPFVQLLLLGVIGVAAGVGGFIGNALGSRLQFGAPDQVVLGCVAAATLSTLVATLLPSLITAAIVGLVGSTASALAKVSLDAVIQEDLPEQSRASAFGRSETVLQLAWCFGGAVGLLLPPTYWIGFLVVTLLLAVGLGQTFLVRRGGSLVPGLGGNRPLRPEPTGSFPAPGRR, from the coding sequence GTGGCTCTCTTCGGTTCGCGCTCCGGCGCCGGCAGCCCCCTCGGTGGGCGGCCGGGCAAAGGCCGTGGCCGCAAGAGCAAACGCCGCTGGACCCCGGAGCCCGGCTCCCCGCAGGCTCGCTCCTGGCACGACGCACCCCATCCGGCCAAGCTGGACCAGGCGGTCGACCCGCGCACGCGGCGAGCGCGGCCGGACGAGCACCTGCCGCCGGAGCGTCCCCGAGCCGAGCCGAGATCCGAGCAGCGCCCCGAACCCGAGATCGGACAGCCAGGACGCGCACCCGCCGAGCCGAACCAGCCGCGCTCCGGGAACTTCGCCGCCGAGCAGCCCCGCGCCCGGCCGGAGCGGATCCCCGCGGATCCGCCACCCGGCAGCCCCGCGGAGTTCGCCGCCGAAACGCAGGTCGCCGCGGCGAGCCGGGGCCGCACCGAGCGTGTGCGACCGGAGCCGCGCAGTCCGTTCTACGACGACCACCCGTACGAGAACACCGCCGGCGAAGCACCCACCGACGAGGTCCCGATGGGCCGCCGGACGACGCCACCGCGTGGTGCCCGGCCCTATCCGCCGCGTGACTACCGCACCGAGCCGGCCCGTCCGCGGCCGGTCGACGACCGTCCCGGCAGCGGCGAGTACGAGCACTACGACACCGGTGGCTACGCCAAAGAGCCGAGGGTCGGGCCGGACGCGGAAGAAGACTCACCCACCACGGCGATCCCGGGCGCCGGGTCGGTGCCGAAACTGCCGAAGAAGCTCACTGTCACGCGGGTGGCCGCGCTGCGCAGCCGTCAGCTGAGCGGTAAGGCCGTCGGCATGTTCCAGCGGGCCACCAAGGCCGACGGCGCGGACGAGTCCGGGCTGACCTCGCTGATGTACGCGGTGATGCTGAACTACGCCAGCGACGCGGCAATGGCCGTCGCGCTGGCGAACACCCTGTTCTTCGCCGCCGCGAGCGGGGAGAGCAAGGGCAAGGTGGCGCTGTACCTGCTGATCACGATCGCACCGTTCGCGCTCGTCGCGCCGGTCATCGGCCCCGCGCTGGACCGGATCCAGCGCGGACGGCGGCTGGCCATGTGCATCGCCTCGATCGGGCAGGGCCTGATGGCCGTCGTGATGGCGCTGCACTTCGACGACTGGCTGCTCTACCCGGCCGCGCTCGGCATGATGGTCCTGTCGAAGTCCTTCACCGTGCTGAAGGCCGCGATGACCCCGCGGGTGGTGCCGCCGGAGATCACGCTGTCGAAGACCAACGCGCGGGTCACCGTGTTCGGGTTGATCGCCGGCGGGGTGTTCGGCGCGATCGCCAGCGGCGTGAGCGCACTCACCAATTCCTCGGGTGCGCTGTGGTTCACCGCGGTGATCTGCGTGGCCGCCGCCGTGCTGTCGATGCGGATCCCGGCCTGGGTCGAGGTGACCGAGGGCGAGGTGCCCACCTCGCTGTCCGCGCATCCCGAGCCGAAGCGGCGCAAGCAACGCCAGCCGATGGGGCGGCACATCGTGGTCTCCTTGTGGGGCAACGGTTCGGTGCGCGTACTCACCGGATTCCTGATGATGTTCGCGGCCTTCGCGGTCAAGGCACAGACCGAAGGCAGTGGGCACAGCCCGTTCGTGCAGCTGCTGCTGCTCGGCGTGATCGGCGTCGCGGCCGGGGTGGGCGGGTTCATCGGCAACGCGCTGGGCTCGCGTCTGCAGTTCGGGGCGCCGGACCAAGTGGTCCTCGGCTGTGTGGCGGCCGCCACGCTCAGCACGCTCGTCGCGACGCTGCTGCCCAGCCTGATCACCGCCGCGATCGTCGGCCTCGTCGGATCGACGGCCAGTGCGCTGGCGAAGGTCAGCCTCGACGCGGTGATCCAGGAGGACCTGCCGGAGCAGTCGCGGGCGTCCGCGTTCGGCCGTTCGGAAACGGTGCTGCAGCTGGCCTGGTGCTTCGGCGGCGCGGTCGGCCTGCTGCTGCCGCCCACCTACTGGATCGGCTTCCTGGTGGTCACGCTGCTGCTGGCGGTCGGGCTGGGGCAGACCTTCCTGGTGCGCCGGGGCGGTTCGCTGGTGCCGGGTCTCGGCGGGAACCGCCCGCTGCGGCCGGAGCCGACCGGCAGCTTCCCCGCACCGGGCCGCCGGTAG
- a CDS encoding glutaminyl-peptide cyclotransferase — MRTRNVLPLLAIAMLGGCAGTQAAPAPPEQLTAEVLGTLPHDPTAFTEGLEFSGSTLYESRGLAGRSALTYGPAGGQPVAQAALPSPLFAEGITVLGPTLWQLTWQDGVAIERDSKTLAELRRVSYEGEGWGLCHQPNGRLVMSNGSAELTFRDPQTFAVTGSVEVGQDQLNELDCVGDTVYANVWRTGTILRIDAATGRITGRIDASRLRTPVNPDEDVLNGIAAIPGTDEFLLTGKLWPTAFRVKFLPENQQTGT, encoded by the coding sequence GTGCGCACCCGGAACGTCCTGCCGCTGCTGGCCATCGCGATGCTCGGCGGTTGTGCCGGTACGCAGGCCGCGCCCGCCCCACCCGAACAGCTGACGGCCGAGGTCCTCGGGACGCTGCCGCACGACCCCACCGCGTTCACCGAAGGCCTCGAATTCTCCGGCAGCACGCTGTACGAAAGCCGCGGCCTGGCCGGCCGCTCCGCGCTGACCTACGGGCCGGCAGGCGGGCAGCCGGTCGCACAGGCGGCGCTGCCGTCGCCGCTGTTCGCCGAGGGCATCACCGTGCTCGGCCCGACGCTGTGGCAGCTGACCTGGCAGGACGGTGTGGCCATCGAACGCGACTCGAAGACGCTCGCCGAGCTGCGCCGGGTCTCCTACGAGGGCGAAGGCTGGGGCCTGTGTCACCAGCCCAACGGCCGGCTGGTCATGAGCAACGGGTCGGCGGAGCTGACGTTCCGTGACCCGCAAACGTTTGCGGTGACCGGCTCCGTCGAGGTCGGCCAAGACCAGCTCAACGAACTCGACTGCGTTGGTGACACGGTGTATGCGAACGTCTGGCGAACCGGCACCATTCTCCGCATCGACGCCGCCACCGGGCGGATCACCGGGCGGATCGACGCGAGCCGGCTGCGCACCCCGGTCAACCCCGACGAAGACGTGCTCAACGGTATCGCCGCCATCCCGGGCACGGACGAGTTCCTGCTCACCGGGAAGCTGTGGCCAACGGCTTTCCGCGTGAAGTTCCTCCCGGAAAATCAGCAAACCGGCACGTGA
- a CDS encoding DUF3027 domain-containing protein → MTLLLTLDDGSLHRKLAEAGDVARAAVLADAPADQVGEYVGMEREDAVSASHLFEAAVPGYHGWRWSVTVAVAGPGEPVTVSELCLRPGPAALVAPPWVPWDKRVRAGDLGVGDLFPTGKDDPRIVPGYLESDDPAVEEAALDAGLGRVHVLSRPGRLDAAARWHGGEFGPRSDMARSAPATCGTCGFFVPLAGSLRAAFGACANDIAPADGHVVDVQYGCGAHSEIEVEVTSSVPVAELVYDDSLIDFSPAPAPAGESVAERGPEGAAGGATEAAGAPGATASAVPAAGEVPGVVAGVPVGDIEAPATGKPSAADEAPVAETPVREPEVRVAGETSVAGAESGAGEASSAAAETSARGVEVPAVDDTAEAPAAGVPGDATEAPVMTGGRTEVVDQTLEAESVAEPGDAEGAAVAETPRGAEETGVAAESGGAEGAAMTETHRGAGDAVVVSGGAGEALAAEAPRRAGEAATAEAPLGAEEISAAVESGGAAEVSVAEGSGVAEDVSVAVESSGAGEASAAKSGEAGEVPAESAAAEAGQGVGAPEGGGRGSQGGEGTSGQGVHASAGAESGGVSESSAPAGRPDSGDVATGSEGASAGGGVSEVERAPDASGDDAAR, encoded by the coding sequence ATGACGCTGCTGTTGACCCTGGACGACGGCTCTCTCCACCGGAAGCTGGCCGAGGCCGGCGATGTCGCGCGGGCAGCCGTGCTGGCGGACGCGCCGGCTGATCAGGTCGGCGAGTACGTCGGCATGGAGCGGGAAGACGCCGTTTCGGCGAGCCACCTGTTCGAGGCCGCGGTGCCCGGGTACCACGGCTGGCGCTGGTCGGTCACGGTCGCGGTGGCCGGTCCCGGCGAACCGGTCACGGTGAGCGAGCTGTGCCTGCGCCCCGGCCCGGCGGCGCTGGTGGCGCCCCCCTGGGTGCCTTGGGACAAGCGTGTGCGGGCCGGCGACCTCGGGGTCGGCGATCTGTTCCCGACCGGCAAGGACGACCCGCGGATCGTGCCCGGGTACCTCGAGTCGGACGACCCGGCGGTGGAGGAGGCGGCACTGGACGCGGGCCTCGGCCGGGTGCACGTGCTGTCCCGGCCCGGCCGGCTGGACGCCGCCGCCCGCTGGCACGGCGGTGAGTTCGGCCCCCGCTCCGACATGGCCCGCAGCGCCCCCGCGACCTGCGGGACCTGCGGCTTCTTCGTCCCGCTCGCCGGTTCTCTGCGCGCTGCCTTCGGCGCCTGCGCGAACGACATCGCGCCCGCCGACGGCCACGTCGTGGACGTCCAGTACGGCTGCGGCGCCCATTCGGAGATCGAGGTCGAGGTCACCTCGTCGGTCCCGGTGGCCGAGCTGGTGTACGACGATTCGCTGATCGACTTCAGCCCTGCTCCGGCTCCGGCCGGGGAGTCGGTTGCGGAGCGCGGGCCGGAAGGGGCTGCCGGGGGTGCTACGGAGGCTGCCGGGGCTCCCGGGGCCACTGCGTCGGCTGTGCCTGCTGCGGGCGAAGTGCCTGGAGTTGTGGCCGGGGTTCCGGTGGGTGACATCGAAGCGCCTGCGACCGGGAAGCCGTCGGCGGCTGACGAGGCTCCGGTGGCTGAGACGCCGGTTCGTGAGCCTGAGGTACGCGTGGCTGGTGAGACATCTGTTGCCGGTGCGGAGTCCGGTGCTGGCGAGGCGTCCTCGGCTGCAGCTGAGACGTCGGCGCGCGGCGTTGAGGTGCCTGCGGTCGATGACACTGCCGAAGCGCCTGCGGCCGGTGTGCCGGGGGATGCCACTGAGGCGCCGGTGATGACTGGTGGGCGGACTGAGGTCGTTGATCAGACCCTCGAGGCTGAGTCGGTTGCGGAGCCCGGCGATGCCGAGGGTGCCGCAGTGGCGGAGACCCCCCGCGGTGCCGAGGAAACCGGGGTGGCGGCGGAGTCTGGCGGTGCCGAGGGCGCCGCGATGACAGAGACGCATCGCGGTGCCGGGGATGCTGTGGTGGTGTCTGGTGGTGCCGGGGAAGCCTTGGCGGCGGAGGCGCCCCGTCGTGCCGGGGAAGCCGCGACGGCGGAGGCGCCCCTCGGTGCCGAGGAAATCTCGGCGGCGGTGGAGTCCGGCGGTGCAGCGGAAGTTTCCGTAGCGGAGGGATCCGGTGTCGCCGAGGACGTCTCGGTGGCGGTGGAATCCAGCGGTGCTGGGGAGGCTTCAGCGGCGAAATCCGGCGAAGCGGGCGAAGTACCTGCCGAATCCGCAGCGGCCGAGGCCGGGCAAGGCGTCGGCGCGCCGGAGGGTGGCGGGCGCGGGTCGCAGGGCGGCGAGGGCACCTCCGGGCAAGGTGTGCACGCGTCTGCGGGCGCGGAGAGCGGGGGCGTATCCGAGAGCAGCGCCCCTGCGGGCAGGCCGGACAGCGGTGACGTGGCTACCGGTTCCGAGGGCGCCTCGGCGGGTGGCGGCGTGTCCGAAGTGGAGCGTGCGCCGGACGCTTCCGGTGACGACGCCGCCCGGTGA